The following proteins are encoded in a genomic region of Dyadobacter sp. UC 10:
- a CDS encoding circularly permuted type 2 ATP-grasp protein, with amino-acid sequence MNFSFSNYQSENFFDEMFSPQGEIRPGYEHLKSKFENLTHEDLTNRQLATERALLSMGITFNVYSEGEGTERIMPIDIIPRVLSNAEWEWLEKGLKQRIKALNMFIDDVYNEQNILNDGVVPRDLIESSKCFLKPCLGLKPPKGIWCHITGTDLIKGDDGTFMVLEDNLRCPSGVSYMLENRELSKQIFPDVLARTGVRPVSDYPTRLLQMLQHLADRPNPTVAVLTPGIYNSAYFEHSYLAQQMGVELVDTRDLVVSDGYVKMRTTNGLQIVDVIYRRIDDTFMDPEAFNPDSLIGIPGIFEVYKKGRVALANAPGTGVADDKVVYAYVPRIIKYYLNEEAIIPNVQTYICGEEEDFNYVIENIAQLVVKEANEAGGYGMLIGPKATEEEHELFRQKIRDNPRNYIAQPTISLSRVPCMIDGHAEGRHVDLRPYILYGDDISVIPGGLTRVALRKGSLVVNSSQGGGGKDTWVLY; translated from the coding sequence ATGAATTTTTCATTTTCAAATTATCAAAGCGAAAATTTCTTTGACGAAATGTTTTCACCACAGGGAGAAATACGTCCCGGCTATGAACATTTGAAAAGTAAATTCGAAAACCTGACGCATGAGGACCTCACCAACCGGCAACTCGCAACCGAGCGGGCGCTGTTATCGATGGGGATCACTTTCAATGTATATTCCGAAGGTGAAGGAACGGAAAGGATCATGCCGATAGATATTATTCCGCGTGTATTATCCAATGCGGAATGGGAATGGCTGGAAAAAGGGCTTAAACAGCGCATCAAAGCATTAAATATGTTTATTGATGATGTTTACAATGAACAGAATATCCTCAACGACGGCGTAGTGCCGCGTGACCTGATAGAGTCGAGTAAATGCTTTTTAAAACCTTGTCTCGGCCTGAAACCGCCAAAGGGAATCTGGTGCCACATCACAGGCACTGACCTGATCAAAGGTGATGACGGTACATTTATGGTTTTGGAAGATAACCTGCGCTGTCCTTCCGGTGTATCTTATATGTTGGAAAACAGAGAGTTATCTAAGCAGATTTTTCCCGACGTTCTGGCGAGAACAGGTGTGCGGCCTGTTTCGGATTATCCTACCAGACTCCTGCAAATGTTGCAGCACCTGGCCGACAGGCCCAACCCGACCGTCGCCGTTCTGACACCCGGAATTTATAACTCAGCTTATTTTGAGCACTCCTATCTTGCCCAGCAAATGGGTGTGGAGCTTGTTGATACGCGTGATCTGGTGGTTTCGGATGGTTATGTGAAGATGAGGACTACGAATGGGTTGCAGATTGTGGACGTAATTTACCGCCGGATCGACGATACATTCATGGATCCGGAAGCATTTAATCCTGATTCCCTGATCGGAATCCCCGGGATATTTGAGGTGTACAAAAAAGGCAGGGTAGCGTTGGCCAATGCCCCCGGCACCGGCGTGGCAGATGATAAGGTCGTGTATGCCTACGTGCCACGGATCATCAAATACTACCTGAATGAGGAGGCAATTATTCCAAATGTGCAGACATATATCTGTGGCGAGGAAGAAGATTTCAATTATGTGATCGAAAATATCGCACAGTTGGTTGTTAAAGAAGCAAACGAAGCCGGCGGCTACGGAATGCTGATTGGTCCAAAGGCAACAGAAGAAGAGCATGAGCTCTTCAGGCAGAAAATAAGGGATAATCCGCGCAACTATATCGCGCAGCCGACGATTTCGCTTTCGCGCGTGCCATGTATGATCGATGGCCACGCAGAGGGAAGACACGTTGATTTGAGGCCGTATATCCTCTACGGAGATGATATCAGTGTTATTCCGGGCGGGTTGACAAGGGTGGCATTGCGTAAAGGTTCTCTGGTTGTCAACTCGTCGCAAGGTGGCGGGGGAAAGGACACCTGGGTTTTGTATTAA
- a CDS encoding DUF5723 family protein, with product MPKSLLLTFIIVLVFTFEGIAQHMPGVAMGNFAGTHALYHNPAFVADSRYSVYVNVVGTQFYTANNHVKYNAPFSFLSLITNTVSDQYRTERGILRFPRSYLTERLNGNPKYLNAGGDTRLPSIMFNMLKGKVGVGISARARYVLNASQMTEPMARLISKTAQLEELQGPVFENQSGKLHFNALGELALTFGGIVLDNETEFIKVGLTVKRLIGLYNAHAIVENSTYDLQPDETYENRRQYINIQEANVKYAITRDEGFQNIKPSPAWLLGGAPPGSGWGFDIGAVYEYRPDINKFTYTEKGERKRDASKNKYLYRVAVSLTDIGRVHFKNPSYLLQQETHTTDKEFRHDSFQKMEGSEGIFNAINSSLDGGPPIAPNFRSVLPMAFQASVDYHLKEKIYVSGLWVQNLIGQGAFGMKAESFIAVTPRIEHKWYEISVPVSLMNRYRSPAIGIVGRAGPLWIGTDHLTGLLNIGNPKAFNLYFGLSAGLFRRPPESPNQCWPREDSWLRRIFTKR from the coding sequence ATGCCCAAAAGTCTGTTACTCACGTTCATCATCGTACTGGTGTTTACCTTCGAGGGTATAGCCCAGCACATGCCGGGCGTTGCTATGGGGAACTTTGCGGGTACTCATGCACTATATCATAATCCGGCGTTCGTGGCCGACAGCAGGTATTCTGTTTATGTGAATGTAGTCGGCACTCAATTCTATACTGCCAATAACCACGTCAAATACAACGCCCCCTTTTCATTCCTCAGCCTGATCACCAACACAGTATCAGATCAATACAGGACCGAAAGAGGCATATTGCGCTTCCCCCGCTCCTATTTGACAGAAAGACTGAACGGTAACCCCAAGTATCTGAATGCAGGCGGCGATACCCGGCTCCCGTCGATTATGTTCAATATGCTGAAAGGGAAAGTAGGAGTAGGAATTTCTGCGAGGGCACGCTATGTTCTTAATGCATCCCAGATGACAGAACCGATGGCAAGGCTGATCAGTAAAACTGCGCAGCTGGAAGAATTGCAAGGCCCTGTTTTCGAAAATCAATCCGGGAAACTGCACTTTAATGCCCTGGGAGAGTTAGCGCTGACATTCGGGGGGATAGTCCTAGACAATGAAACCGAGTTTATCAAAGTTGGATTGACCGTAAAGAGGCTCATTGGATTGTACAATGCGCACGCGATCGTAGAAAATTCGACATACGATTTACAACCAGATGAAACCTACGAAAACCGGCGTCAGTACATCAATATACAGGAAGCCAATGTCAAATATGCGATTACCCGGGACGAAGGTTTTCAGAATATCAAGCCGTCACCTGCCTGGCTTTTAGGCGGCGCGCCTCCGGGAAGCGGCTGGGGATTCGATATAGGTGCGGTTTACGAATACAGGCCTGATATCAACAAATTTACCTATACTGAAAAAGGCGAACGAAAAAGGGACGCTTCCAAAAATAAGTACCTCTACCGCGTTGCAGTTTCACTGACTGATATCGGCCGCGTGCATTTCAAAAATCCCTCTTATCTCCTGCAACAGGAAACCCACACGACCGACAAGGAATTCCGTCACGATTCATTCCAGAAAATGGAAGGCTCTGAGGGCATTTTTAATGCAATTAATTCGTCGCTCGATGGAGGCCCTCCAATTGCACCCAACTTCCGTTCAGTTTTACCGATGGCATTCCAGGCGAGTGTCGATTATCATTTGAAGGAAAAAATCTATGTAAGCGGTCTCTGGGTCCAGAACCTGATCGGACAAGGCGCATTTGGAATGAAAGCGGAATCGTTTATAGCCGTAACGCCACGCATTGAGCACAAATGGTATGAAATATCCGTGCCGGTATCGCTGATGAACAGGTACAGGTCACCTGCAATCGGAATTGTAGGCCGGGCCGGGCCGCTGTGGATTGGTACCGATCATCTGACGGGCCTATTAAACATTGGTAATCCAAAAGCATTTAACCTGTACTTTGGCTTATCAGCCGGTTTGTTCAGAAGACCTCCCGAATCGCCTAATCAATGCTGGCCGCGGGAAGATTCCTGGCTGCGGCGCATTTTTACTAAACGATAA
- the msrB gene encoding peptide-methionine (R)-S-oxide reductase MsrB codes for MREVQKTKEEWQQELTGQQCFVLFEKGTERPFSHPYNDNKEEGIYVCAACGTPLFSSETKYESGSGWPSFFQPIAKENVEEIIDKGHGMIRTEVVCRTCGGHLGHVFNDGPKPTGLRYCMNGAALKFDKAD; via the coding sequence ATGAGAGAGGTACAAAAAACAAAAGAAGAGTGGCAGCAGGAACTGACAGGCCAGCAATGTTTCGTCCTTTTCGAAAAAGGGACAGAAAGACCCTTCTCACATCCTTATAACGACAATAAAGAAGAAGGGATTTATGTTTGCGCAGCTTGCGGCACACCACTGTTCAGCTCCGAAACCAAGTATGAATCGGGCTCCGGCTGGCCTAGTTTCTTCCAGCCTATTGCAAAAGAAAATGTGGAAGAGATTATAGATAAAGGTCATGGAATGATCCGGACTGAAGTAGTTTGCAGAACATGTGGAGGACATTTAGGCCATGTTTTCAACGACGGCCCCAAACCTACCGGCCTTCGCTATTGCATGAACGGCGCTGCGCTGAAATTCGACAAAGCTGACTAG
- a CDS encoding penicillin-binding protein 1A codes for MEVIRSFFNKIRAIFRYIATLINRIAYKLTALVTGKKRADGLFQSYRDKKRSLNDWWERNVDTNSRFYRPVMFVWKTFVYGFVTLALYIFCVETNFLYLMGSMPSVEDLQNPKVAQSSEIYTSDGVMIGKFYTENRTPVTSKMISPNLVKALIATEDVRFYKHSGIDYKAMASVAIGIATGATDRGGGSTITQQLAKKLFKTRRSGARGLLSYIPGFSILIYKTKEWLTAIKLERNFTKEEILTMYFNTVDYGNNTYGINTAAQSYFSKSPDSLNVQESAVLVGLQKATTTYNPIRNMKRSLERRNVVIGQMQKYGYLSAKEADSLSALPIELKTKFETPYDGNANYFKNAVVDFVKKWGDENGYDLYTDGLKIYTTIDSRMQEAAEEAMTQKMKQLQRIFEDHWRNQNPWVDEQGKEITDFLPTVVRRTSKYRSLAAKFPNNPDSVTYYLNKKDTMTVYDWKNSGEMKKYWSSMDSLDYYKRILRAGMMAMNPQSGQIKAWVGGLDYNYFKYDAVKQGKRQPGSTFKSFVYTAAIDDSTFNMTPCDEIVDKPFEKVYMEDGEQKEWRPRNATGTYTYASMTLRRALAQSINSVTAELTDQIGADNVARYAKKMGITTPLKGLPSIGLGPFDVSLYDMVAAYSVFVNNGTYTKPILVTKIEDSNGKVIEEFQAEHRQAIRPETAFLMTQMLKAGVEEPGGTSGSIRWKFDVTKNRNELGGKTGTTSNNSDGWFMCITRDLVVGAWVGGDDRSIHFRTTNLGEGAKTALPIVGSFLEKIYRDKSLAYETGPFPKPSFKIEKNYNCPTLYLPSMSDSLGIEGDSTPAGRSDEDEFLIGPPPIPLDTGRRN; via the coding sequence ATGGAAGTTATCCGATCGTTTTTTAATAAAATCAGGGCAATATTCAGATACATTGCCACCCTCATCAACCGTATTGCATACAAGCTTACCGCTCTGGTTACAGGCAAAAAACGCGCTGACGGATTATTCCAATCCTACCGTGACAAAAAAAGATCACTAAACGACTGGTGGGAAAGAAATGTGGATACAAACTCCCGTTTTTACCGCCCGGTTATGTTCGTCTGGAAAACGTTCGTTTATGGATTTGTAACACTTGCACTTTATATCTTTTGTGTTGAAACAAATTTTCTTTACCTCATGGGCAGTATGCCCAGCGTAGAAGATCTGCAAAATCCGAAAGTGGCCCAGTCTTCAGAGATCTATACTTCTGATGGTGTGATGATCGGGAAATTTTATACTGAAAACCGCACACCTGTAACTTCCAAAATGATTTCGCCCAACCTAGTAAAAGCGTTGATTGCGACGGAAGATGTGCGCTTTTACAAGCATTCAGGTATCGATTACAAAGCGATGGCCAGTGTAGCGATAGGCATTGCAACCGGCGCAACCGACCGGGGAGGCGGCAGCACGATTACGCAGCAGCTTGCAAAAAAGCTTTTCAAAACCAGAAGATCCGGAGCCCGCGGCTTGCTTAGCTACATTCCTGGTTTCAGTATTTTGATTTACAAAACAAAAGAATGGCTGACCGCAATTAAACTGGAAAGGAACTTCACGAAAGAAGAGATCCTGACGATGTACTTCAATACGGTTGATTACGGGAATAATACTTACGGGATCAATACGGCGGCGCAGTCCTATTTCAGCAAATCACCTGACAGCCTGAATGTGCAGGAATCGGCGGTTCTGGTTGGTTTGCAGAAAGCCACAACCACCTACAATCCGATCCGGAATATGAAGCGCTCGCTGGAACGCCGGAATGTGGTGATCGGGCAAATGCAGAAATACGGTTACCTCTCAGCGAAAGAGGCCGATTCACTCAGTGCATTACCTATCGAGCTGAAAACCAAATTTGAAACTCCTTACGATGGCAACGCCAATTATTTCAAAAATGCGGTTGTTGATTTTGTAAAAAAATGGGGTGATGAAAATGGATATGACCTTTATACCGACGGTCTGAAAATATATACGACCATCGATTCAAGAATGCAGGAGGCAGCGGAAGAAGCAATGACGCAGAAAATGAAACAGTTGCAACGCATTTTTGAAGACCATTGGCGCAACCAAAATCCCTGGGTGGACGAGCAGGGAAAAGAAATTACCGACTTCCTGCCAACCGTAGTAAGGCGCACCAGCAAATACAGATCGCTGGCTGCGAAATTCCCGAACAATCCCGATAGCGTCACGTATTATCTGAATAAAAAGGATACGATGACGGTCTATGACTGGAAGAATAGCGGTGAGATGAAAAAATACTGGAGCTCAATGGATTCGCTGGATTACTATAAGCGGATTTTGCGGGCAGGTATGATGGCAATGAACCCGCAAAGTGGCCAGATCAAGGCCTGGGTGGGTGGCTTGGACTATAATTATTTCAAATACGACGCAGTGAAGCAGGGTAAAAGACAACCTGGTTCCACATTCAAATCCTTCGTATATACGGCCGCGATCGACGATTCTACATTCAACATGACGCCTTGTGACGAGATTGTCGACAAGCCATTTGAAAAAGTATATATGGAAGACGGCGAGCAAAAAGAATGGCGGCCACGCAACGCGACAGGCACTTATACTTACGCCAGCATGACACTGCGCAGGGCGCTCGCACAGTCGATCAACTCCGTCACGGCTGAACTGACGGATCAGATTGGCGCAGATAACGTAGCGCGCTATGCCAAAAAAATGGGTATCACAACACCATTGAAAGGACTTCCCTCTATCGGCCTGGGGCCATTTGATGTATCGCTTTACGATATGGTAGCAGCATACAGTGTTTTTGTCAACAATGGTACCTACACGAAGCCGATCCTGGTGACAAAAATTGAAGACAGTAACGGTAAAGTAATAGAAGAATTCCAGGCAGAACACCGCCAGGCAATACGTCCTGAAACCGCATTTCTGATGACACAAATGCTGAAAGCAGGTGTGGAAGAGCCGGGGGGAACTTCGGGAAGTATCCGTTGGAAATTTGATGTTACTAAAAACAGAAATGAACTGGGCGGCAAAACAGGTACTACCTCCAATAATTCTGACGGCTGGTTTATGTGCATCACGCGCGACCTGGTAGTGGGCGCCTGGGTTGGTGGCGACGACAGAAGCATTCACTTCCGGACAACCAATCTGGGAGAAGGTGCGAAAACTGCATTGCCTATTGTAGGTAGCTTCCTGGAAAAAATTTACAGGGATAAGTCCCTGGCATATGAAACCGGTCCTTTTCCGAAGCCGAGCTTTAAAATCGAGAAAAACTATAATTGTCCGACGTTGTACCTGCCGAGCATGAGTGATTCACTGGGGATTGAAGGTGACAGTACGCCGGCCGGAAGAAGTGACGAAGACGAATTCCTGATAGGCCCCCCGCCAATCCCGCTGGATACCGGGAGGAGGAATTGA
- a CDS encoding ABC transporter ATP-binding protein: MNQETKSGQIFDLPTLRRLYAFVRPYEKQFYLLIGIILLNALLAPLTPLLIKYTIDTPIANGDYKQLTIMLIVMVVVTIFQGLAQFWNTYMSGWLGQYIIRDIRVQLYQKIISLRLKFFDNTPIGRLVTRTISDVETLSNVFSDGMAAIAGDILQLVLIIAVMFYTDWKLSLISLSMIPLMLFCTYIFKEKIKDSFNEVRAAVSNLNSFVQEHLTGMGIVQIFSSEDIEYKKFREINKVHRNANIRSILYYSIYYPVADVIAAAGTGLVVWYGSKQILESEVTFGTVTAFVMFINLFFRPIRQLADRFNTLQMGIVSTDRILKVLDSDEYTSNEGTFDPPLIKGNVEFRNVWFAYNEEEYVLRDINFKVNEGETIAFVGATGAGKSSIINLLTRFYDINKGSIYVDGVEVHEYELNALRKHIGVVLQDVFLFSDTIENNIRLGDSTITHEKIVEAAKLVGVHDFIERLPGGYTYNVMERGATLSVGQRQLISFVRAMVHEPKIIVLDEATSSVDSETEELIQHAIETLMKGRTAIVIAHRLSTIQEADKIIVVDKGQIVEEGNHDQLLEKEGFYANLYRMQYKEVHKIGTV, from the coding sequence GTGAATCAGGAAACCAAAAGCGGCCAGATATTCGATCTACCTACATTAAGACGTTTATATGCATTCGTTCGACCTTATGAGAAGCAGTTTTATCTGCTGATCGGGATCATTTTGCTGAACGCACTTCTTGCGCCGCTCACCCCGCTGCTGATCAAGTACACTATCGATACGCCGATCGCAAATGGTGATTACAAACAGCTGACAATCATGCTGATTGTGATGGTTGTGGTGACGATTTTTCAGGGGCTTGCACAGTTCTGGAACACTTATATGTCCGGCTGGCTGGGGCAGTATATCATCCGGGATATCCGCGTGCAGCTTTATCAGAAGATTATCAGTCTGCGGTTGAAGTTTTTCGATAATACGCCGATCGGAAGGCTCGTGACCCGCACGATTTCCGATGTAGAAACCCTCTCAAATGTGTTCAGTGACGGCATGGCGGCGATTGCAGGGGATATTCTGCAATTAGTATTGATCATCGCGGTGATGTTTTATACGGACTGGAAATTGTCGCTCATCAGTTTGTCGATGATACCTTTGATGCTGTTCTGTACTTATATTTTTAAAGAAAAAATCAAAGACTCGTTTAATGAAGTCCGGGCAGCCGTCTCTAATCTGAACTCTTTTGTTCAGGAGCATCTGACGGGAATGGGCATTGTGCAGATTTTCAGCAGTGAAGACATTGAATATAAAAAATTCAGAGAAATCAATAAGGTACACCGCAATGCGAATATCCGATCGATACTGTATTATTCGATCTACTACCCGGTGGCTGATGTAATTGCGGCCGCGGGGACGGGATTGGTGGTCTGGTACGGATCAAAGCAGATATTGGAGAGTGAAGTCACATTTGGTACAGTCACGGCATTTGTGATGTTTATAAACTTATTCTTTCGCCCGATCCGCCAGCTGGCCGATCGGTTCAATACTTTACAAATGGGTATTGTCAGTACGGACAGGATTTTGAAAGTGCTTGATAGTGACGAGTATACTTCGAACGAAGGCACATTTGACCCGCCTTTGATCAAGGGAAATGTGGAGTTCCGGAATGTGTGGTTTGCTTATAACGAAGAGGAATATGTATTAAGGGATATCAATTTTAAAGTGAATGAAGGCGAAACAATTGCGTTTGTCGGTGCAACAGGGGCAGGCAAGTCGTCCATTATCAATCTATTGACCCGGTTTTACGATATTAATAAAGGCAGCATTTACGTCGACGGTGTAGAAGTGCACGAATATGAACTGAATGCACTCCGGAAACATATCGGCGTTGTTTTGCAGGATGTATTCCTTTTTTCAGATACCATCGAAAACAACATCCGCCTGGGTGATTCGACAATCACGCACGAGAAGATCGTGGAAGCTGCAAAATTGGTGGGAGTACACGATTTTATTGAAAGATTACCGGGAGGTTATACTTACAATGTTATGGAACGCGGCGCGACGCTTTCGGTTGGACAGCGACAGTTAATTTCATTTGTGAGGGCAATGGTTCATGAACCGAAAATCATTGTGTTAGACGAAGCAACCAGCTCGGTGGATAGCGAAACAGAAGAGCTGATCCAACACGCGATCGAAACGCTGATGAAAGGAAGAACTGCCATCGTTATCGCGCACAGGTTATCGACAATCCAGGAAGCCGACAAAATTATCGTTGTCGACAAGGGGCAGATCGTGGAAGAAGGGAACCATGATCAGCTGCTGGAAAAGGAAGGATTTTATGCGAATCTGTACCGGATGCAATATAAGGAAGTACACAAGATCGGTACTGTTTAG
- a CDS encoding DUF4126 domain-containing protein encodes MELFLSICLGIGLSASCGFRVFMPMLLANIAAMNGWITPGEQFAWLATWPAFFALLSATILEIGGYYIPFVDNLLDTIATPAAVIAGTLLTTSVIEIDSPVIHWGLGLIIGGGTAGIVQLGTGALRLLSSKTTAGLGNPVVSTAENVASFTISGLAIFLPIIAIALVVLLFLWLFKKLSNMKKRSP; translated from the coding sequence ATGGAGCTATTTCTCAGTATCTGCCTAGGGATTGGCCTCAGTGCCAGTTGCGGGTTCCGGGTTTTTATGCCCATGCTCCTTGCTAATATTGCCGCCATGAACGGTTGGATTACGCCAGGAGAACAGTTCGCCTGGCTTGCAACCTGGCCGGCATTTTTTGCGCTTCTGAGCGCTACGATCCTCGAAATAGGAGGCTATTACATTCCTTTCGTCGACAACCTGCTGGATACAATCGCAACCCCGGCGGCGGTGATTGCGGGCACTCTCCTCACTACGTCCGTCATCGAAATCGACAGCCCGGTAATCCACTGGGGCCTCGGGCTGATCATTGGCGGCGGCACTGCCGGCATTGTCCAGCTCGGGACCGGCGCTTTGCGGTTATTATCTTCCAAAACGACTGCCGGGCTAGGAAACCCAGTCGTCTCGACCGCAGAGAATGTTGCGTCTTTTACGATTTCGGGACTGGCTATTTTCCTCCCTATTATCGCAATCGCGTTGGTAGTTTTGCTGTTTTTATGGCTTTTTAAAAAACTTTCGAATATGAAAAAACGCAGCCCATGA
- a CDS encoding helix-turn-helix domain-containing protein codes for MIPVSDAIPIHSLPKTPSQVPALKIFRFKNSVEIDRELAIPLPITPLPTDTPHRHTYYEILFVEEGQGFHEIDFHSYTVQGAGLHFLTPGQVHLLTFSSSFQGFIVAFSEDFYTFYNPVNQPLSQLPFFQPTRRQPIITLSETEKRYFHNILENMVSDHLNGEADQALIGRYLGVFLQKCALLSQHHVQPEESGAQSIPELIGRFQEMVEKNFRQMHEVKQYANALSVSPDYLSKLTKKYLGTPSQEYILDKLLLEAKRLLVFTGLSSKEIAYHIHLDDPSYFSRIFKKKTGLTPNEYRDQVRKSTIH; via the coding sequence ATGATCCCAGTGTCAGACGCAATACCTATCCATTCACTGCCGAAAACACCCAGTCAGGTACCCGCATTAAAGATATTCCGTTTTAAAAACAGCGTTGAGATCGACAGGGAACTGGCGATTCCGTTGCCCATTACTCCCCTGCCAACCGATACCCCGCACCGACACACTTATTATGAGATTCTTTTTGTGGAGGAAGGTCAGGGTTTCCATGAAATCGATTTTCATTCTTACACGGTACAAGGTGCCGGCTTGCATTTCCTGACACCCGGCCAGGTCCACCTGTTGACTTTTTCCAGCTCTTTCCAGGGGTTTATAGTCGCCTTCTCCGAAGATTTCTATACTTTTTACAACCCTGTAAACCAGCCGCTTTCGCAGCTGCCGTTCTTTCAGCCTACACGCCGGCAGCCGATTATTACGCTATCAGAAACAGAAAAAAGGTATTTCCATAACATCCTGGAAAACATGGTCTCTGACCATTTGAATGGAGAAGCGGATCAGGCACTTATTGGCCGGTATCTGGGCGTGTTTTTGCAAAAATGTGCACTATTGAGTCAGCATCATGTACAACCTGAAGAATCAGGGGCGCAAAGTATCCCGGAGCTGATCGGCAGATTTCAGGAAATGGTTGAAAAAAACTTTCGCCAGATGCATGAAGTGAAACAATATGCAAATGCTCTTTCTGTGTCTCCCGATTATTTAAGTAAACTCACCAAAAAATACCTCGGTACACCCTCCCAGGAATATATCCTTGACAAGCTTCTGCTCGAAGCAAAACGTCTCCTCGTCTTCACTGGTCTGAGCAGCAAAGAGATAGCCTATCACATTCACCTTGACGACCCCTCCTATTTCAGCCGCATCTTTAAAAAGAAAACCGGACTGACGCCAAACGAATACCGTGACCAAGTACGGAAAAGTACCATCCATTAG
- a CDS encoding glycoside hydrolase family 88 protein has product MQIRNDLTAAALQPKLDKLWQLSAEKIDLINKEYDNSKGTPVFTVNGKYTLRGWTEWTQGFQYGAEVLQFDATGDTKFLDSARKNTVNYMASHVGHFGVHDHGFNNVSTYGNLLRLMNEGRIEENEWERNFYEIALKISGAVQAKRWTNTKNGQGYIHSFNGPHSLFVDTIRSVRALMVSHLMGHSLMGENDVKTSLLERGTLHSIATANYSVYYGEGRDSYDLWGRTAHESVFNTNDGNYRCPNSQQGFSGFTTWTRGLAWAMVGFAEQLESLASFSDEELSQLGGRAEIERIYLKAARATCDFYIENTAADGIPYWDTGAPQIHRLGDYTSRKSDPYNEFEPIDSSAAAIGAQGLLRLGKYLEAKGQQEESQKYWQAGLTAVDSLFAEPYLSTDPTHQGLILHSIYHRPNGWDNIPAGQKIPCGESSMWGDYHAREVALYLHRINKGLPYYSYLGAVRE; this is encoded by the coding sequence ATGCAGATTAGGAACGACCTTACCGCAGCAGCGCTGCAACCCAAGCTTGACAAACTCTGGCAGCTTTCCGCCGAGAAAATTGACCTGATCAACAAAGAATACGACAACTCGAAAGGCACCCCGGTATTTACTGTCAATGGAAAATACACGCTGAGAGGCTGGACGGAATGGACGCAGGGATTTCAATATGGCGCGGAGGTTTTGCAGTTTGATGCAACCGGCGACACTAAATTTTTGGATTCAGCCAGAAAGAATACTGTCAACTATATGGCGTCGCACGTGGGCCATTTCGGGGTTCACGATCACGGTTTCAACAATGTAAGTACCTACGGAAATCTTTTGCGATTGATGAATGAAGGTCGCATTGAAGAAAACGAGTGGGAGCGTAACTTTTATGAAATTGCTTTAAAAATATCAGGCGCGGTACAGGCCAAACGCTGGACTAATACTAAAAATGGCCAGGGCTACATTCACTCTTTTAATGGTCCGCATTCCCTTTTTGTAGATACGATCCGCTCAGTTCGCGCATTGATGGTCTCGCATTTAATGGGACATAGTTTGATGGGTGAAAACGACGTAAAAACCAGCCTGCTCGAACGCGGAACGCTGCATTCCATTGCTACCGCCAACTATTCGGTTTATTACGGCGAAGGCCGCGACAGTTATGATCTGTGGGGCCGCACGGCGCATGAAAGCGTTTTCAATACCAACGATGGAAATTATCGGTGTCCTAATTCACAGCAAGGATTTTCAGGATTTACGACCTGGACGCGCGGACTTGCCTGGGCAATGGTTGGTTTTGCCGAACAACTGGAATCGCTGGCAAGTTTTTCAGACGAAGAACTGTCGCAACTGGGAGGGAGAGCAGAAATTGAGAGGATTTATCTGAAAGCAGCCAGGGCAACCTGTGATTTTTATATCGAAAATACAGCCGCAGACGGCATTCCCTACTGGGACACCGGCGCTCCTCAGATTCACAGGCTGGGCGATTACACAAGCCGCAAGTCTGATCCATATAACGAATTTGAACCTATTGATAGCTCTGCGGCCGCAATTGGCGCGCAAGGCTTGTTGAGATTGGGCAAATACCTCGAAGCAAAAGGCCAGCAGGAAGAAAGCCAGAAATACTGGCAGGCAGGTCTGACCGCAGTGGATTCGCTTTTCGCTGAACCTTATCTGTCAACAGACCCTACACATCAGGGATTGATCCTGCATTCCATTTACCACCGTCCAAATGGCTGGGATAACATTCCGGCGGGTCAGAAAATACCTTGCGGCGAGTCGAGCATGTGGGGGGATTATCACGCACGCGAAGTGGCACTCTACCTGCACCGGATTAATAAGGGACTGCCTTACTACAGCTATCTGGGTGCGGTGAGGGAATGA